The DNA sequence GGACCGGCCGCGGCAGCTGCCGGTCGACGGCGATCGCCAGGCGCCAATGCTCAGGGTGCCGTGCGCGGGGCTGGCGACGTTCGCGAACGTCAGCTCGCAGCTGTCTACGTCGGTCCCGCGAAGGCTCACCATCACGGAGGTGTTCTGGTCGGTGCTGGTGTTGATGTCCTCGGCGGTGGGGGAGCTACCGGTTGTGGCCAGGTTTGGCCGCAGGACGAACAGGCCCTGTTCGATGCCGCTGACCACCACGACGCCGCTGGGGAAGTACCGGTGTAGCCGGTTGACCGCCTGGCGGCGCTGTCTTGTGCCTTGACGGGCAGGGGAGTTGTGTTGAAGGGTGGACCGGCGGCGGAGAAATCGGGGTGCCGTGGCGTCCATCGACGTACGACTGACCGAGACGACCGGAGGGGGACCCGGCGTCGGCTACCAGGTCGAGGCGACGATGTCGGTCAAGGCCCGGCTCGTCATCCCCGGGCTCGCCGACGGCGGCGATCTCGATCCGGATCTCGATGACATCGTGGGCCGGCCGCGCCGCGGACCCCGCGGTCCGCGCGGGCCCCGGACCAACGTCGTGTTCCGGGTCGGCGGCGCAGGCACGGCTGCCGCGACCTCGGGCCGGGACGGCCGCGTCCGCCTGCTGATCGATACTCGCGACGCCGAGCGGCAGCTGCTCGCGGGTGTGGAGCAGCTCCCCGGCGCAACCGGTGAGATCGTCGAGTACCGCACCGTCGTCCAAGTCCGCCAGCCGTCGGGCGCGAAGTTGGCCCATGCGGACCGTCGGGCCACCTCGCCGAACTTGTCCTTCGCGCTGCGCATCCCCCGGCGACGGGTGGTCGTGCTCGACATGGACGGCCTGCGCTGGGACGTGCTCTACCGGCACCTCAAGCGGGTCCGTGACGCGGGGGCCGCCCTCGATCGCACCTACCGCTTCGAGCCGCGGCCCGACGCCACCCGCGACACCGTCATTGGCGAGGGCAAGGACCTGCGCAGCGGCCTCGGGGAGCTCTGCTTCGGCGACCACGGACGGATGGTCGACGTCCGCCTCGGCCGGGCGCCCTATCCGAGCTTCACGTTTCCGTCCCACGCCACCATGTTCACGGGCGTGTGGCCCCGCCGCCATGGAATCGCCGGCAACCAGTACTACGTGCGGGATGGGTCGGGTGGCCTCAACGCGCGGCTGTGGGAGAAGCCGCCCCGCGCGCCGTCGCTCCATGGGTTCTGCACGTCGTCGTCCAGCACGGCCGGGATCGTGGCTGACTACCTGGCCGGCGGTTTCGACGTCGCGGACGAAGACGACTGCCCCGACCGCAACCGGGGGCTGGTCTCCGACCTCTTGACTCCCACCGTGTACGACCTCGTGCACCGCGCGGGCCGGCGGTCGTGCTCCATCCACGGCTTCTTCCACGGCGCTCTTCAGCCGTGGACCTCAACCGGCCGGGACCAGTGGTGGCACCTCACCAACCCGGAGCTGGGGACGATCAAGGACGCGTGTAGCGACGAGGACGCCGACCAGTATGAGCCGTTCGACTCGGCGTCCTTCGTCAAGGCGCACCTTCTTTTGCGGTTCCGGCCGAGCACCGTCCGAGCGCGGGACCTAACAGATTCGGGCAGGCTCGTGCCGATGCGTGCCGTCCGCGCCGACCGCTACGCCAACACGCTCGGTGGCACCATCGCCACGAGCCTCTTCCGCGGTGCCGCTGCGCGGCAGGGTCCCCCTGACCTCATCAGCATCTACGTCGCATCGATCGACAAGGCCAGCCATGTCGCCGGATCAGCGAACCAGGACACCTACCTCGCCTGGCACGACAACCGGCTTGCGGCCTTTCTGGACGACTTCCGGCAGCTGCACGCCTTTGAGCTGAACAATGCGGTGTTCGTCCTCGTGGCCGATCACGGTCATCAGGACATACTCCCATCGGACGGCATCTCCGAGGAGGTTCTCCGGTCGCTGGCCGCGCTGGCCGCGGCGCCGGGCGAGCCCGACGAGGACACGCTCGACGATCTGGTAGATCTGCTTGAGGGCCACATCGAGACGGTCGGACAGGCGATGAACCAGTACGTCTATCTCGGTCCTCCTGGCGACCTGCCCGCCCCCCTCGGCGTTCTGCCTGACCCGGAGACCGTCGCCCGCCACCTGCTGGAGAGCCCCCTCAGCGTGACGCCGTACGCAGCCCTCGTCCGAGTCGGGCCGGACCAGCCGTATCGGCTGCTCGCCCGGGGGGACGACGCCACGGTCGCGCTCGACAGCACCCGGGCACGAGACGTGGTCACGGGTGAGCTCGAGCTGCCGGCCCTCGACGAGGCGGAGATCCGCGAGACGAGCGCTCGCCCAGTGGGGGCCGACGCCGAGCGCGCCCTTCGCCGGCGGCTATCGACTGACGGCTACGACGTCTTGCACATCGAGCGGCTGCTCGAGGGGTTCGCGCCCGGCGATTGTGGCCCCGCGGACCGGATGCCCGACGTGATTCTGCTCGCCGGTGCGCACGAGGCCTTCAGCAACCAGGCCGCCACCCACGGCTCCGTCGGGTACCCGTTGCTGCGAATCCCGATCCTGCTCTGCGGGCCCGCCCTGCGCGCGAACGAGGAAATCGCCGAGGCGGACATGGTCGACGTCGCCCCGACGATCCTGTCCCTGCTCGGCATCGAGCCCGAGGTGGACTTCGACGGGCAGGCTCTCGTGGACTTCTTCGGGCGCCCGAGGCCTCGGGAACGAGGACCGGTCGTTAGTCGCCCGCCGGTCGCAACCAAGACGCCGGTCGCCGCCGGGGGGTCGCGACCCCCCACCACGACGCCGCGCATCCGGACCACGCTCCACATTGCGACGGTTGAGGACGTACCGAACGAGCGCCTCCCCGATGACGTGCCGACGTGGATCGGGATGCGAGTCGTCGCAGGCGCGGACCGACGTGAGGTCCGCATGGGCGCCACGCGCCTGCACCGGATCGCCCACGCCGAGTTCAAGGTCGTCGGCGGTACTCGCGACGGGGCGCGCGCCATCTCCCGTGAGTCCGAACACGGCGTCACGCAGGCCGTCAGCCGCATCGCTCTAGCGTTCGACGGCGGCGAGGCCGACGGGGACAGCGGACTGATTGAGCCGGTGCGACTGCGGACCGCGACCGACGTCGTGACCACCGAAGTGCCTCGCATGCTCGCCCTCTTGGAGCTCGAACTACGCCTCCCGCACGTGCCGGCCTGGCTGTTCGACGCGATCCGCGACGCGGCGCAGACCGACACCCTCCTGGTCGGCGATCGCGCGGACGACAGCGACCTCGACATTCGCGCCGATGATTTCCTCCGCCTCCTGGGTGCGACATCGGCCCGCGTGCGACTGGCCGCATACACACGTGCCGGTGAGCTCGTCCAGCAAGTCGTGGCACCAGCAGCAGACGGGCACGGGGCGGCCGACCCATCGGGGGCCGCCGCGGTGGCACGTGCCTGGGACCTGGTGCGGAGCGTGGCCGCGAACGACCGGGCCACACCAGAGATGATGGCGGCATCCATGGGGGCGCTACGGGCGTGCGGCGACTACCTGCCGCCGGACGCCGGCGCCGACATCGAAGCGGCAATCGAGGAGATCGACGGGCTCCCGCCGGTCTGGGTGGACGGTCCGGACGAGGCCACGCGGGCACGGGCTGCCTGCGCCATCGCCGAGCGGCTGCTAACGACGACCCAGGTCGCCGACCTGGTCGGGCTAACCTGGAGCTAGTGGCCCCGTAACTGACGTGGTTCGACGGTTCGCTTTGGCGAGGTCGGCCGCAGATGCAGCGCCGACCGACCTTGTCGTTGACGTTGCCCGGCATCATCCTGCGGCCCCGGTCCCGTGTTTCCGACTGCTCGAGTCGGTCCCAGCCCGTCCTGGCTCAGCGGTACGGCCGGACTCATGGTCCACCAGAGCCAGAGTGGTCTGGGCGGGGGCGACACGTCCGCGGTGATGGGAGCAACGCTGGTCGCGTCGGTGGACGGGGCACCGGCAGGTCTGCCCGGTCGTTCTGGTCCACGCGCCGTAGCCCACCACGGTCGGCCGTCCTGCAGACACACCGCCGCCGGCGGCGGCGTCGTCGACCCGTGCGGCGGCAGGGCGTTGACGACCAGCCCGAGGGCGTCGAGCCGGTCCTTCTGGCCCTCCCGGTAGGGCTGGCGCAGCTCGCCGCTGTGGCCGCTGGCACAGATGCGCAACGACCTGGATACCGAAGCGGTCATCTCAGCCGTCAACGTTGACCACAGTTACCAATCACTGCGGGTCGCGCAACAGCGCATACAGGACGAGTTCATGCTCGACGAGCAGAACTCGGACGAAGCCAGGGTCGTCAGCCTCGCTCCTGATTCTCGAATCAGCCGCGTCAAAGTCGGAATCACCGAACCAGACGATCAGCTTCTCAGCGCCATCGGCGACCTCGTCGATCCCGGCCTCGTGTGCTGGGAGATCGCTGAGTCCCCCACCACCACTAAGAAGTGAACTCATCGCGACCGTGCAATGCCCGCCGGTCTGCTCCGCCTCCGTCGTCACCACAAGCTGGGCGACATCGAGCGCTCGACGTGGTAAGCGTCGGGAGATCGTCTGGCTTCTCGTTTCGGACGGCGAGCTCGGTCGTGGACGGCTCGGCCGGTGGTCCATGAGCGCTCGAGGGGGAGCAGACCGCCTTGCTCGGCGGCCGAGGCCGCTATCCGTCGCTGTCATGCCGCTCGGCGGACGAGAGCACCCGAGCACCTCGTGACGACCGGCGAGCCCCGCCCCGTTGATCCTCGACGAACGCCACCGCCCAGTCCGGACCGAGAGCGGACGTGCGCGTTACTGGAGCGTACTCCACGAGCTGTCGCGGGACCGCCAGGTCATCATCTTTCCGCAGGAGCACGAGGTCCTCGACTGAGCGCGGGGAGACCCCATCACCTGGCAGGACAACGATCTCATCGAGCTCCAGCCGGCCCCCTGCGACGCGACGCCGCCGAGCCTCGTGGTGCCGCCACCCCGGCACACGCCCTTCGAGCGCTGCTCATCCAAGGGAGCGCTCCGACAGCTCTGGACCGGTGCGGAACTTGTCAAGCAGGTTGAGACACTTGGCGGTCAGGCGCTTTGTATGAGCGCTTCGGGGGTGGGCTGGTTGATCCAGGCCACGGTGGGCAGCTTGGGTGCGTTTGGGGCTCGG is a window from the Actinomycetota bacterium genome containing:
- a CDS encoding alkaline phosphatase family protein — encoded protein: MASIDVRLTETTGGGPGVGYQVEATMSVKARLVIPGLADGGDLDPDLDDIVGRPRRGPRGPRGPRTNVVFRVGGAGTAAATSGRDGRVRLLIDTRDAERQLLAGVEQLPGATGEIVEYRTVVQVRQPSGAKLAHADRRATSPNLSFALRIPRRRVVVLDMDGLRWDVLYRHLKRVRDAGAALDRTYRFEPRPDATRDTVIGEGKDLRSGLGELCFGDHGRMVDVRLGRAPYPSFTFPSHATMFTGVWPRRHGIAGNQYYVRDGSGGLNARLWEKPPRAPSLHGFCTSSSSTAGIVADYLAGGFDVADEDDCPDRNRGLVSDLLTPTVYDLVHRAGRRSCSIHGFFHGALQPWTSTGRDQWWHLTNPELGTIKDACSDEDADQYEPFDSASFVKAHLLLRFRPSTVRARDLTDSGRLVPMRAVRADRYANTLGGTIATSLFRGAAARQGPPDLISIYVASIDKASHVAGSANQDTYLAWHDNRLAAFLDDFRQLHAFELNNAVFVLVADHGHQDILPSDGISEEVLRSLAALAAAPGEPDEDTLDDLVDLLEGHIETVGQAMNQYVYLGPPGDLPAPLGVLPDPETVARHLLESPLSVTPYAALVRVGPDQPYRLLARGDDATVALDSTRARDVVTGELELPALDEAEIRETSARPVGADAERALRRRLSTDGYDVLHIERLLEGFAPGDCGPADRMPDVILLAGAHEAFSNQAATHGSVGYPLLRIPILLCGPALRANEEIAEADMVDVAPTILSLLGIEPEVDFDGQALVDFFGRPRPRERGPVVSRPPVATKTPVAAGGSRPPTTTPRIRTTLHIATVEDVPNERLPDDVPTWIGMRVVAGADRREVRMGATRLHRIAHAEFKVVGGTRDGARAISRESEHGVTQAVSRIALAFDGGEADGDSGLIEPVRLRTATDVVTTEVPRMLALLELELRLPHVPAWLFDAIRDAAQTDTLLVGDRADDSDLDIRADDFLRLLGATSARVRLAAYTRAGELVQQVVAPAADGHGAADPSGAAAVARAWDLVRSVAANDRATPEMMAASMGALRACGDYLPPDAGADIEAAIEEIDGLPPVWVDGPDEATRARAACAIAERLLTTTQVADLVGLTWS